A DNA window from Selenomonas sp. oral taxon 126 contains the following coding sequences:
- a CDS encoding single-stranded DNA-binding protein gives MEAWSAVANTCKDRLAVGDLINVHGRLDMDIYPDDQGKKQYRAKIVANVIEFLTPRKDGRDKPSVPEDLTTPFNQMVMIDVDDEIPF, from the coding sequence GTGGAGGCATGGAGCGCAGTCGCGAATACCTGCAAAGATCGGCTCGCCGTCGGCGATCTCATCAACGTACATGGGCGTCTTGATATGGACATCTATCCCGACGATCAGGGCAAGAAACAGTACCGTGCGAAAATCGTTGCCAATGTGATTGAGTTCCTGACGCCGCGTAAAGACGGACGGGACAAGCCGTCCGTTCCCGAAGACCTCACGACGCCGTTCAATCAGATGGTCATGATAGATGTGGACGATGAGATTC